Proteins encoded by one window of Ignavibacteriota bacterium:
- a CDS encoding glycosyltransferase family 2 protein, translating to MQLYKNFIPDVSIILPTFNRANYLEKSINSVITQTFKNWELLIIDDGSIDETFEIVEMYLQNDDRIKYLKHKNKKLPISLNTGIQISSGKYVTFLGSDDEYKSDHIELRYTEMEKNADIDCLHGGLEIIGDEFVKDKNDLTKLIHLDDCKVGGTFFGKREMFIKLNGFRNLNYAEDSDFYERAKSNYTFKKVDFRTYIYYRNTPDSICNNV from the coding sequence ATGCAATTATACAAAAACTTTATACCGGATGTTTCTATAATTCTTCCAACATTTAACAGAGCAAATTACCTTGAAAAAAGCATAAATTCCGTAATTACGCAAACCTTTAAGAATTGGGAATTGCTAATAATCGACGACGGCAGCATCGATGAGACATTTGAAATTGTTGAAATGTATTTGCAAAATGATGACAGAATAAAATATCTTAAGCATAAAAATAAAAAATTGCCGATTTCATTAAATACGGGCATTCAGATATCGTCAGGAAAATATGTAACTTTTTTGGGCAGCGACGATGAATATAAATCTGATCATATTGAACTAAGATATACGGAAATGGAAAAAAATGCAGATATTGATTGTCTGCACGGAGGATTGGAAATTATAGGCGATGAATTTGTGAAAGATAAAAATGATTTAACGAAATTAATTCACTTGGATGACTGCAAAGTAGGAGGGACATTTTTTGGAAAGAGGGAAATGTTTATCAAGTTAAACGGTTTTAGAAATTTAAATTATGCCGAGGATTCGGATTTTTACGAAAGGGCAAAATCAAATTACACTTTTAAGAAAGTAGATTTCCGAACATATATTTATTATAGAAACACACCTGATAGTATTTGCAATAACGTTTAA
- a CDS encoding Crp/Fnr family transcriptional regulator — protein MNNHLKEIIPFFNNASIAIEKEFSENVISHSFKKGNVITMEGDKCNYFPIIKSGVIRVYKVGYTGQEITLYRINSGESCILTISCLLAQNNFPAIAVVEKDCEVLLISAEKIREWIRKYDIWAEYIYNYLSKVLMNVLKIIENISFKRIDVRIIEYLIEQSSKHGKTLVLTHQQIAYDIGTAREVVSRTLKELESKNIISQVRGKIFINEHSELNKRLTYLQ, from the coding sequence ATGAATAATCATTTAAAGGAAATAATCCCATTTTTTAATAACGCCTCTATTGCGATAGAAAAAGAATTTTCCGAAAACGTTATATCACATTCATTTAAAAAAGGCAATGTAATTACAATGGAGGGTGATAAATGCAATTATTTTCCAATAATAAAAAGCGGAGTTATTAGAGTATACAAAGTAGGTTATACCGGACAAGAAATTACACTTTATAGAATAAATTCCGGAGAGAGTTGTATTTTAACAATTTCATGTTTATTGGCTCAAAATAACTTTCCGGCAATTGCTGTCGTTGAAAAGGATTGTGAAGTTCTGCTTATATCCGCAGAAAAAATTAGAGAATGGATTAGAAAATATGATATTTGGGCGGAATATATTTATAATTACTTATCAAAAGTATTAATGAATGTTCTTAAAATAATTGAAAATATTTCCTTTAAAAGAATAGACGTAAGAATCATAGAATATCTAATAGAGCAGAGTTCAAAGCATGGCAAAACATTGGTTTTAACTCATCAGCAAATTGCATATGATATTGGAACCGCGAGGGAAGTAGTCAGCAGAACTTTAAAAGAATTAGAATCAAAAAATATTATTTCTCAAGTCCGCGGGAAAATTTTTATCAACGAACATTCCGAGTTAAATAAAAGACTTACATATCTTCAGTAA
- a CDS encoding DUF1028 domain-containing protein, with the protein MKILKVFALIILYPVILNSQTFLTSNPFAHTFSIVARDSITGEMGVAVQSHWFAVGTIVSWGEAGVGVVATQSFVNPSFGPRGLALLKQGLHAKQVLDLLIESDEGRDYRQLAILDSKGNVAAYTGKLCVDDAGHIEGNNYSAQANMMLNNTVWKAMSDAFKNSNGNLADRLVTALEAAQNAGGDIRGKQSAAILVVRAEPTGNIWQDRIVDIRVDDNSEPIKELKRILNVHKAYEHMNNGDLAVEHNDMDLAMKEYSTAENMFPDNEEMKYWHAVTLANIGKVDESLKIFKEVFTKNENWITLTPRLIKSKLLTVNKNDLAKILNQASK; encoded by the coding sequence ATGAAAATTCTTAAAGTATTTGCTTTGATCATTTTATATCCGGTTATTTTAAATTCACAAACATTTTTAACATCAAATCCCTTCGCTCATACTTTTTCTATTGTTGCCAGAGATTCAATTACCGGCGAAATGGGAGTTGCGGTTCAGTCACACTGGTTTGCCGTTGGAACAATAGTTTCTTGGGGTGAAGCCGGCGTTGGAGTTGTTGCCACTCAATCCTTTGTTAATCCATCATTCGGACCAAGAGGTTTAGCATTGTTAAAACAAGGTCTGCACGCAAAGCAAGTCCTAGATCTTTTAATAGAATCCGATGAAGGTAGAGATTACAGGCAACTGGCAATTCTGGATTCAAAGGGAAATGTGGCTGCCTATACAGGTAAACTTTGCGTTGATGATGCCGGACATATTGAAGGTAATAATTATTCAGCTCAGGCAAATATGATGCTTAATAACACAGTATGGAAAGCAATGTCGGATGCTTTTAAAAATTCAAATGGAAATTTAGCAGATAGATTAGTAACAGCATTAGAGGCGGCTCAAAATGCCGGCGGTGATATAAGAGGAAAACAATCGGCAGCCATATTGGTAGTTAGAGCCGAACCAACAGGAAATATTTGGCAAGACAGAATTGTTGATATTAGAGTTGATGATAACTCGGAACCTATTAAAGAATTAAAAAGAATATTAAATGTTCACAAGGCATACGAGCATATGAACAATGGCGATTTGGCTGTAGAACATAACGATATGGATTTGGCAATGAAGGAATATTCAACTGCCGAAAATATGTTTCCCGATAATGAAGAAATGAAATATTGGCATGCAGTAACTTTAGCTAATATCGGAAAGGTGGATGAATCATTGAAGATATTTAAAGAAGTTTTTACTAAGAATGAAAATTGGATTACTCTGACACCGAGATTAATTAAATCAAAATTATTGACTGTTAATAAAAACGATCTAGCCAAAATACTAAATCAGGCAAGCAAATAA
- a CDS encoding LOG family protein: protein MEKTITVFGSAIPLPGSNEYEIAYNIGKLLAKNGLNVCTGGSQGIMDAVSKGAKEEGKYAIGVTVDLFNSVTSEHLTTEIKCDTLFERIDNLINYGDGFIILPGGTGTLLELSVVWELVNKKIIEQRPVVCLGEMWKKIIDVIDERLVYENKLPGIVKHYNSVEEAVEFIIFHLNKN from the coding sequence ATGGAAAAAACTATTACAGTCTTCGGCAGCGCAATTCCTCTCCCCGGAAGTAATGAATATGAAATCGCTTATAACATCGGAAAACTTTTAGCTAAAAATGGTTTGAATGTTTGTACTGGCGGCTCGCAGGGTATAATGGACGCGGTATCTAAAGGCGCAAAGGAAGAAGGTAAATACGCAATTGGAGTTACAGTAGATTTATTTAATTCTGTTACGTCTGAACATTTAACGACAGAAATAAAGTGCGATACGCTGTTTGAAAGAATTGATAATCTTATTAATTACGGAGACGGATTTATAATTCTTCCTGGAGGAACCGGAACATTGCTGGAGCTTTCAGTCGTTTGGGAATTAGTAAATAAAAAAATAATTGAGCAAAGACCAGTCGTGTGTTTGGGAGAAATGTGGAAAAAAATAATTGACGTAATTGACGAAAGATTGGTTTACGAAAATAAATTACCGGGAATAGTTAAACATTACAATTCGGTTGAAGAGGCAGTTGAATTTATTATTTTTCATTTGAATAAAAATTAG
- a CDS encoding class I SAM-dependent RNA methyltransferase, whose product MKNDKNLQVFIAKTPFGLEEILEKELLKIGAVDVVKLIRAVKFKGDLSLLYKANLALRTSFRILKPLFEFRAQTAEHLYKRTKEFDWNNLISPNDTIAVDGVVSSEFFKHSKYAALKVKDAIVDQIREEKGKRPNVELNSPTFRINVHIENNNCSILLDSSGESLHKRGYRKNIGEAPLNEVLAAGMIQLSEWDLDSNFVDPMCGSGTLTIEAAMLAKNIAPNFNRNNFGFMKWKDFDKNLFEKVKVDLKKNEKKFSHKIIGSDISNKAIDNAKENVKLANLENEIEFEIGDFRNLDPQIEPGIIITNPPYDERMKIEDIKNFYKEFGDTLKQKFTGFDVWILSANTEALKSIGLRTSKRLHLFNGALESRFYNYKLYQGTLKKKFIEKN is encoded by the coding sequence ATGAAAAACGATAAAAATCTGCAAGTATTTATTGCCAAAACGCCATTCGGCTTAGAAGAAATTCTTGAAAAAGAATTATTGAAAATTGGAGCCGTTGATGTTGTAAAATTAATTAGAGCGGTAAAATTTAAAGGCGATCTATCACTTCTATATAAAGCTAATTTGGCTTTAAGAACATCCTTTAGAATTTTAAAACCGCTGTTTGAATTTAGAGCGCAAACAGCCGAACATCTTTACAAAAGAACAAAAGAATTTGACTGGAATAATTTAATTTCGCCAAACGATACGATTGCGGTCGATGGTGTTGTCAGTTCCGAATTTTTCAAGCATTCCAAATATGCGGCATTAAAAGTAAAAGACGCCATAGTTGATCAAATTCGAGAAGAAAAAGGTAAACGACCTAACGTTGAACTTAACTCGCCTACATTTAGAATTAATGTGCATATTGAAAATAATAACTGTTCAATTTTACTGGATAGTTCGGGAGAATCTTTGCATAAAAGAGGCTATAGAAAAAATATTGGCGAAGCTCCGCTTAATGAAGTGCTGGCAGCCGGAATGATTCAGCTTTCTGAATGGGATTTAGATTCTAACTTTGTAGATCCAATGTGCGGAAGCGGAACTTTAACAATTGAAGCCGCAATGCTAGCTAAAAATATTGCGCCGAATTTTAATAGAAACAATTTTGGATTTATGAAATGGAAAGATTTTGATAAAAATCTGTTTGAAAAAGTTAAGGTTGATTTGAAAAAAAATGAAAAAAAGTTTTCACATAAAATAATCGGCAGTGATATAAGCAATAAAGCAATTGATAATGCAAAAGAAAATGTAAAATTGGCAAATTTGGAAAACGAAATAGAATTTGAAATCGGTGATTTTAGAAATTTAGATCCGCAAATTGAGCCAGGAATAATAATTACAAATCCGCCTTACGACGAAAGAATGAAAATTGAAGACATTAAAAATTTCTACAAAGAATTTGGCGATACGCTGAAACAAAAATTTACCGGATTTGACGTTTGGATATTAAGCGCTAATACAGAAGCTCTGAAAAGCATTGGATTACGGACTTCAAAAAGATTACATTTATTTAACGGTGCTCTGGAAAGCAGATTTTATAATTATAAACTTTACCAAGGAACTTTGAAGAAAAAATTTATTGAAAAAAATTAG
- a CDS encoding glycosyltransferase family 4 protein has protein sequence MNILAINWRCIKNPEMGGAEIHFHEIFKRIAAKGHKVTLVAHHFDNAPRREIIDGIEVLRFGNKFLFNRQFKQFYKKKLEQKNYDLIVDDISKIPLNTPNYIRKPIVGILHHIHGNSLYKEIPFPLAYYIINKERQIPQNYKNTPIFTVSESTKNELIELGFNKDLTSILHNSINHKLFEKIEIKKSETPVITYVGRIKKYKNIQYIIEAMPMLIKDFPNLKLFIGGKGDAEENLKHLTSQKKLQNNIEFLGFLTEEEKAQLLGKSWLFITMAEKEGWGITVIEANAMKTPAIGSNVEGLRDSIKNNETGILVKLGDIKNLAEKISELLKNKNELNRISENAYKWSQKFNWDNSVDHFLEKSISWYPELKSKI, from the coding sequence TTGAATATTTTAGCAATTAATTGGCGCTGTATTAAAAATCCGGAAATGGGCGGTGCGGAAATTCATTTTCATGAAATTTTTAAAAGAATTGCCGCAAAAGGTCATAAAGTAACTTTAGTTGCCCATCATTTTGATAATGCGCCGCGCAGAGAAATTATAGACGGAATTGAAGTTTTACGATTTGGAAATAAGTTTTTATTCAATAGGCAGTTTAAGCAATTCTATAAAAAAAAATTAGAACAAAAAAATTATGATTTAATAGTTGATGATATTTCAAAAATTCCGTTAAATACCCCAAATTATATTAGAAAACCAATTGTCGGAATTTTACATCACATTCACGGAAATTCACTTTACAAAGAAATTCCTTTTCCGCTTGCATATTATATAATTAACAAAGAGCGGCAAATTCCTCAAAATTATAAAAACACGCCGATTTTCACCGTTTCTGAAAGTACAAAAAACGAGCTTATAGAATTAGGATTTAATAAAGATTTAACTTCAATTTTACACAATTCTATAAATCATAAATTGTTTGAAAAAATTGAAATTAAAAAAAGTGAAACGCCGGTTATAACCTACGTTGGAAGAATTAAAAAATATAAAAATATCCAATATATTATTGAAGCTATGCCGATGTTAATAAAGGATTTTCCAAATTTAAAATTATTTATTGGCGGCAAAGGCGATGCCGAGGAAAATTTAAAACATTTAACTTCGCAGAAAAAATTGCAAAATAATATTGAGTTTTTGGGATTTTTGACAGAAGAAGAAAAAGCTCAGTTATTGGGCAAATCATGGCTTTTTATAACAATGGCAGAAAAAGAAGGCTGGGGAATTACGGTAATTGAAGCAAACGCCATGAAAACACCCGCAATTGGATCTAATGTTGAAGGTTTGCGCGATTCAATCAAAAACAACGAAACGGGAATTTTGGTAAAACTCGGTGACATTAAAAATTTGGCTGAGAAAATATCCGAATTATTAAAGAATAAAAATGAACTTAACAGAATTTCGGAAAACGCTTATAAATGGTCTCAAAAATTCAATTGGGATAATTCGGTAGACCATTTTCTGGAAAAATCAATTTCATGGTATCCTGAGCTAAAGTCAAAAATTTAA
- a CDS encoding acyl-CoA thioesterase: MNKIVFEQEIYTYQIDYVGHLSNIVYIEWMEIGRTKLLEYIGLTFEKMETENIAPVLSETEIKYKKSLYLADKIKIEVWVSELKNASAVISFNFFNGKNELAAIGNQLGLFINLTTKKPHRLTEDQRRSFQKVLIPNN, translated from the coding sequence ATGAATAAAATTGTGTTTGAGCAGGAAATATATACTTATCAAATAGATTACGTAGGGCATTTAAGCAATATTGTTTATATCGAATGGATGGAAATCGGCAGAACCAAATTACTTGAATATATTGGTTTGACATTTGAAAAAATGGAAACTGAAAATATTGCGCCGGTTTTATCTGAAACAGAAATTAAATACAAAAAATCGCTTTACTTAGCTGATAAAATTAAAATTGAAGTTTGGGTATCTGAATTAAAAAACGCTTCGGCTGTTATTAGTTTTAATTTTTTTAATGGTAAGAATGAATTAGCAGCAATTGGAAATCAATTGGGACTTTTTATAAATCTTACTACAAAAAAACCTCACCGATTAACAGAAGATCAGAGAAGATCATTTCAAAAAGTTTTAATTCCAAATAATTAA
- a CDS encoding DUF2723 domain-containing protein gives MTKKMLHKIIGGFVFFITALVYFLTVQPSVSFWDCGEFVASSNLLQVPHPPGTPFFLILGRFFSMIPFAENLAFRVNTISVLSSAFTILFLYLTAVKVIEYYKKNESENLFDSLITYVAAAIGALSLAFSDTFWFNSMEAEVYALATFFIAFVTWLMVVWNEKADEEDNEKYLLMIAYLVGLSTGVHLMAVLALVPIVLVIYTRKYLKDENHFKQTAYIFLGHSVVILIVAAALWASAPKNPPSLEENAAFDSKFLMFSVITSIIVMGIFYKKIFHRDSFYLPIVIGGIALFATYPGIVKHVPNLISKLGGNDLTLDIIIILLLAAAIGFLVYWSGKENKQTLHLVSKSLMFALIGFSSYAMIIIRSNQDTPINLNSPKTFPELVSYLNREQYGDQPIFKRRFTREPHQQEVYTNYSSDLDFFWNYQMNHMFNRYLLWNYVGRVSTEEDAGVNLSQLWAIPFILGLFGVFYHYKRDWKMASVFLIMFIFLGYLTAFYQNQQQPQPRERDYFYVGAFLVFSLWIAIGIRGIFDLLQESLANSTIKKPLFTAIALLMMILVPANMLATNYFHNDRSRNFVPWDYSYNILQSAAPNAIIFTNGDNDTFPLWYLQDVEGVRRDVRIANLSLLNTPWYIFQLRDTEPHGTPKIKMNLTDAQINSIAPAQWKTRTITVPISPKVYKDLGITDTAITNKGVISWNMEPSVNFGSVQAVRAQDIVAMDIVRANINDRPIYFAVTTPDNSKIGLNNYLEMEGLAYRVMPYNHKDFFSAINSKILWQQLMVEPVGFDKNYKPGFKFRGLNDSTIFMDDNHQRLTLNYRHAYLQLANYYLEKKENDKVIQVLDKLEEKIPRKLIPFDYRFQYNFANFYLLAGRKDEFAKQAKEIEAKALADLEQNGYIPTGEYNPYVILKSIYDNLGEYNKFLDLLYKLKNAIPNDPSIDRLIDQYKKLANQNESSLAIPPQNK, from the coding sequence ATGACTAAAAAAATGCTTCACAAAATTATTGGCGGATTTGTGTTTTTTATTACCGCCTTGGTTTATTTTTTAACAGTACAGCCATCGGTTTCATTTTGGGATTGCGGAGAATTTGTCGCATCATCAAATTTACTGCAAGTACCACATCCTCCGGGAACGCCATTTTTCTTAATTCTTGGAAGATTTTTTTCAATGATCCCTTTTGCGGAAAATTTAGCTTTTCGCGTAAATACAATTTCGGTTTTATCAAGCGCATTTACAATTCTTTTTCTTTATTTAACCGCCGTAAAAGTAATTGAGTATTATAAAAAGAATGAAAGCGAAAATTTATTCGATTCTCTTATAACATATGTCGCAGCTGCTATCGGCGCTTTATCTTTAGCATTCAGCGATACTTTCTGGTTTAATTCAATGGAAGCAGAAGTTTACGCTTTGGCTACTTTTTTTATAGCATTTGTTACTTGGTTAATGGTAGTATGGAATGAAAAAGCCGATGAAGAAGATAATGAAAAGTATTTGTTAATGATCGCGTATTTAGTTGGTTTATCTACAGGCGTTCATCTTATGGCGGTTTTGGCTTTAGTTCCAATTGTTCTCGTTATTTATACAAGAAAATATTTAAAGGACGAAAATCATTTTAAGCAAACCGCATATATTTTTCTTGGTCATTCAGTTGTAATATTGATTGTAGCAGCGGCTTTATGGGCTTCTGCTCCAAAAAATCCGCCTTCATTAGAAGAGAATGCCGCATTTGATTCAAAATTTTTAATGTTTTCAGTTATCACAAGTATAATTGTCATGGGTATATTTTATAAGAAAATATTCCATAGAGATTCTTTTTATCTGCCTATTGTAATCGGTGGAATTGCTTTATTCGCAACATATCCCGGAATCGTAAAACATGTTCCAAATTTGATTTCAAAATTAGGCGGAAATGATTTAACACTCGACATAATAATTATTTTATTACTCGCAGCCGCAATTGGATTTTTAGTTTATTGGTCGGGAAAAGAAAACAAGCAGACACTACATTTAGTTTCAAAAAGTTTGATGTTCGCATTAATAGGATTTTCATCATATGCAATGATAATCATTCGCTCTAACCAAGATACTCCTATAAACTTAAACAGTCCAAAAACATTTCCTGAATTGGTTAGTTATTTAAATAGAGAGCAATACGGCGATCAGCCGATTTTCAAAAGAAGATTTACAAGAGAACCTCATCAGCAGGAAGTTTATACAAATTACTCAAGTGATTTAGACTTTTTCTGGAATTATCAAATGAATCACATGTTCAACAGATATTTATTGTGGAATTATGTCGGACGCGTTTCAACCGAAGAAGATGCCGGAGTGAATTTATCTCAGCTTTGGGCAATTCCTTTTATTTTAGGACTTTTCGGAGTTTTTTATCATTATAAACGTGATTGGAAAATGGCGTCTGTTTTTCTCATCATGTTTATTTTCTTGGGTTATTTGACCGCGTTTTACCAAAATCAGCAGCAGCCTCAGCCAAGGGAAAGAGATTATTTTTATGTTGGTGCATTTTTAGTTTTTTCACTGTGGATAGCCATCGGCATTAGAGGAATTTTTGATCTGCTGCAGGAATCATTAGCAAATTCAACAATTAAAAAACCTTTGTTCACTGCAATTGCACTTCTTATGATGATTTTAGTACCCGCAAATATGCTTGCTACAAATTATTTTCATAATGATAGATCAAGAAATTTTGTGCCGTGGGATTATTCTTATAATATTTTACAAAGTGCTGCGCCAAATGCAATTATTTTTACTAACGGCGATAATGATACTTTCCCACTTTGGTATTTGCAAGATGTTGAAGGCGTTAGACGCGATGTAAGAATCGCAAATCTAAGTTTACTTAATACACCTTGGTATATTTTCCAACTCCGTGATACAGAGCCTCACGGTACGCCCAAAATCAAAATGAATTTAACTGATGCGCAAATTAATTCTATTGCGCCTGCGCAATGGAAAACAAGAACAATTACGGTTCCAATTTCACCAAAGGTATACAAAGATCTTGGAATTACGGATACAGCAATAACAAATAAAGGCGTGATATCATGGAACATGGAACCTTCTGTAAATTTCGGCAGCGTTCAAGCTGTTAGAGCACAAGATATTGTTGCTATGGATATTGTTAGAGCAAATATTAATGATAGACCGATATATTTTGCGGTCACTACTCCGGATAACAGTAAAATAGGATTGAACAACTATCTTGAAATGGAAGGTTTAGCATATAGAGTTATGCCTTATAATCACAAAGATTTCTTTTCAGCAATAAATTCTAAAATTTTATGGCAGCAACTAATGGTTGAACCTGTTGGATTTGATAAAAATTATAAACCGGGATTTAAGTTTAGAGGATTGAACGACAGTACAATTTTTATGGATGATAATCACCAAAGGTTAACTCTAAATTACCGCCACGCATATTTACAATTAGCAAATTATTATCTTGAGAAAAAAGAAAATGATAAAGTCATACAAGTATTAGATAAACTTGAAGAAAAAATTCCAAGAAAATTAATTCCGTTTGATTACAGATTTCAATACAATTTCGCTAACTTCTATTTATTGGCGGGAAGAAAAGATGAATTTGCAAAACAAGCAAAGGAAATTGAAGCAAAAGCCTTAGCAGATCTTGAGCAAAACGGATATATCCCAACAGGAGAATATAATCCTTACGTTATTTTAAAATCAATTTATGATAATTTAGGCGAGTATAATAAATTTTTAGATTTATTATATAAACTTAAAAACGCCATTCCAAATGATCCGTCTATCGATAGATTAATTGATCAATACAAGAAGTTGGCAAATCAAAACGAATCTAGTTTGGCGATTCCGCCGCAGAATAAATAA
- a CDS encoding arginine deiminase: protein MQINVNSEIGELEKVIIHTPGHEIENMTPQNAERALYSDILNLSVASKEYSQFKKILKKITNTYEVIDLLKIVLSDAESKSELVKKICLKENAHEIVDLLLELPNNILAKELIEGVPLKEFNLSKYFNDERYELHPLHNFFFTRDASVSFNNKVLIGKFANQVREREAIIMDAIFNSKKIFNTNVINPNKLDNSKITIEGGDIIVAREDILVIGISARTSPQGIDYLIENIKQSKKTMNIIAQVLPKQPESFIHLDMVFTILDNDKCLIYSPVILNNHAYESIHIKVDNGKVKSINEEDNVIQSLSKLGMDLEPIYCGGKSDHWIQEREQWHSGANFFAVAPGKIIGYSRNEYTIDAINKKGLEVIKAKDIINNKIKLNNIKKYVVTIEGSELARGGGGCRCMTMPISRKNI from the coding sequence ATGCAAATAAATGTAAACTCAGAAATTGGCGAATTAGAAAAAGTCATTATTCATACCCCGGGACATGAAATTGAAAATATGACACCGCAAAATGCTGAAAGAGCTTTGTACAGCGATATTTTAAATTTATCGGTTGCAAGTAAAGAATATTCTCAATTCAAAAAAATACTTAAAAAAATAACAAATACTTATGAAGTTATTGATTTGTTAAAAATTGTTTTAAGTGACGCCGAATCAAAAAGTGAATTAGTAAAGAAAATTTGCCTTAAAGAAAATGCACATGAAATTGTTGATCTTTTGTTAGAATTACCTAATAATATTCTTGCTAAAGAATTAATTGAAGGAGTTCCGCTAAAGGAATTTAATCTTTCAAAATATTTTAATGATGAAAGATATGAATTGCATCCTCTTCATAACTTTTTTTTCACAAGAGACGCGTCCGTTTCATTTAATAATAAAGTTTTAATCGGGAAATTTGCCAATCAAGTAAGAGAACGAGAGGCAATAATTATGGATGCCATTTTTAATTCTAAAAAGATATTTAATACAAATGTTATTAATCCGAATAAATTGGATAATTCTAAAATAACAATTGAAGGCGGTGATATAATTGTTGCAAGAGAAGATATTTTAGTAATTGGAATAAGCGCGAGAACTTCTCCGCAAGGAATAGATTATTTAATTGAGAATATCAAACAATCGAAAAAAACGATGAACATTATCGCGCAAGTTCTTCCAAAACAGCCGGAATCGTTTATTCATCTGGATATGGTTTTTACAATTTTAGATAATGACAAATGTTTAATATATTCACCGGTTATCTTAAACAATCACGCGTATGAATCAATACATATAAAAGTTGATAACGGTAAAGTAAAAAGTATTAATGAAGAAGATAATGTAATTCAATCTTTATCTAAACTAGGAATGGATCTTGAGCCGATTTACTGCGGCGGGAAAAGCGATCATTGGATTCAAGAAAGAGAGCAATGGCACAGTGGAGCTAATTTTTTTGCGGTCGCGCCCGGTAAAATTATAGGTTACAGCAGAAATGAATATACAATAGATGCGATTAACAAAAAGGGATTGGAAGTTATTAAGGCAAAAGACATAATCAATAATAAAATAAAACTGAATAATATAAAAAAATATGTAGTTACAATTGAAGGTTCAGAACTTGCACGAGGCGGAGGCGGCTGCCGATGCATGACAATGCCAATTTCAAGAAAAAATATTTAG